One genomic window of Elaeis guineensis isolate ETL-2024a chromosome 2, EG11, whole genome shotgun sequence includes the following:
- the LOC105034487 gene encoding uncharacterized protein, producing the protein MRKLRTNSSPELLFSADGQRSNDSTSKGAKANAKLPLELIHDHSHASKEDDVQKPQRISTGMMTILDDIKSRLEKSQFPKKREPQLRRCNTDLRRGFPPEERKHREPITEENYKLRRELNSSMMARKHLESMFTSLGKEKAIMAAELARKVQELSDMEELIVDLKAQNETLTEKVKACAAEHKNNGVGIGGDSSGSMALQERNKVLSEQLLKSFDGYRSMKRKLKEAQEENATIVSKMEMAASEVAASIEMIHGLHERIGKHGEAMAGIDGELAAVEGMLVGLQGKLIVGSPKKGESVKPVVDMPAEKPSGLGAEGE; encoded by the exons ATGAGGAAGCTCCGCACGAATTCATCCCCTGAATTACTTTTTTCTGCCGATGGACAACGTTCAAACGATTCTACTTCCAAAG GTGCAAAGGCAAATGCAAAGCTGCCACTGGAATTGATCCATGATCACAGCCATGCATCTAAAGAAGACGACGTCCAGAAACCGCAACGTATTAGCACCGGGATGATGACCATCCTCGACGACATAAAATCTCGGCTCGAGAAGTCTCAATTCCCCAAAAAGAGAGAGCCCCAGCTCCGGCGGTGCAACACCGACCTCAGACGTGGCTTTCCACCCGAGGAGAGGAAGCATCGGGAGCCGATCACTGAGGAGAACTACAAGCTCCGAAGGGAGCTCAACTCCAGCATGATGGCCCGCAAGCACCTTGAAAGCATGTTCACCAGCTTAGGCAAGGAGAAGGCCATCATGGCCGCCGAGCTCGCTCGGAAGGTGCAAGAGCTCAGCGACATGGAGGAGCTCATCGTCGACCTCAAGGCACAGAATGAGACGTTAACAGAGAAAGTAAAGGCCTGTGCAGCCGAACACAAGAATAATGGCGTCGGCATCGGCGGCGACTCGTCGGGGAGCATGGCGCTGCAGGAGCGAAACAAGGTGCTCTCCGAGCAGCTTCTGAAGTCGTTCGACGGCTATCGGTCGATGAAGAGGAAACTGAAGGAAGCTCAAGAGGAGAATGCTACAATTGTGTCTAAGATGGAGATGGCGGCGTCGGAGGTGGCGGCGAGCATTGAGATGATTCATGGCTTGCATGAAAGGATCGGTAAACATGGCGAGGCGATGGCGGGGATCGACGGGGAGCTCGCAGCGGTGGAGGGGATGCTTGTTGGATTACAAGGGAAGCTAATTGTGGGAAGTCCAAAGAAGGGGGAGAGTGTGAAGCCGGTGGTTGATATGCCGGCAGAGAAGCCTTCAGGTTTAGGTGCAGAAGGTGAATAG